The segment TTGTTGCCCATTCATCCCTGCCCAGCAGGAGATCAACGGCCAGTATTGTTTGATACAGTTCGGTAACCGTTGGGTCCGTGAGATAGGCCGTCATACCACACATTGCTCCCAGGGCAAAGAAGGTTGAATTGATAACCTTCCTGTCAGGCAGGCCATGGGAGACATTACTGGCGCCAACCACGATGTTAAGACCGAGTTCATCTGAAATACGCCTCGCTGTCTCGAATGTTACCTTGGCGGTTTCCGTATCCGCACCTACCGGCATCACAAGGACATCGATCAGTACATCCTCGGGTGCAATACCGAGTTTTACGGCATAATCCAGAATCTTCTCGGCAATTGAAAACCGCGTTTCCGTGTCCCTCGGTATCCCCTTTTCATCCATTGTCAGCCCTATAACAGGTACGTTAAAGTCCTTGGCAAGGGGTAAGATAACCCGCATGCTCTTCTCTTCACCGGTTGTGGAGTTAAGTAGAGGCCTGCCGGGACAGACCTTCAGCGCAGCTTCCAGCGCAGCAGGTTTGGAGGAGTCTATACAGATTGGAACATCCACTGCCTCTGTAACCATCCTTACGGCCTCGGGCAGAACCTCTTCCTCTACGATTCCTGATGCACCAACATTAATGTCAATAATATGTGCCCCTGCCTCAACCTGTTTTAGTGCTTCCTGAACTATGTAGTCCAGGTTGTTGTCCTTAAGGGCGGCGGCCAGCTTTTTCTTGCCTGTCGGATTAATC is part of the bacterium BMS3Abin08 genome and harbors:
- the acsE gene encoding 5-methyltetrahydrofolate:corrinoid/iron-sulfur protein co-methyltransferase; amino-acid sequence: MKTIVEGKAATVTISKESPTVIIGERINPTGKKKLAAALKDNNLDYIVQEALKQVEAGAHIIDINVGASGIVEEEVLPEAVRMVTEAVDVPICIDSSKPAALEAALKVCPGRPLLNSTTGEEKSMRVILPLAKDFNVPVIGLTMDEKGIPRDTETRFSIAEKILDYAVKLGIAPEDVLIDVLVMPVGADTETAKVTFETARRISDELGLNIVVGASNVSHGLPDRKVINSTFFALGAMCGMTAYLTDPTVTELYQTILAVDLLLGRDEWATNYIAFYRKKESSKGS